A region from the Hippopotamus amphibius kiboko isolate mHipAmp2 chromosome 15, mHipAmp2.hap2, whole genome shotgun sequence genome encodes:
- the CTXN1 gene encoding cortexin-1 gives MSATWTLSPEPLPPSTGPPAGAGLDAEQRTVFAFVLCLLVVLVLLMVRCVRILLDPYSRMPASSWTDHKEALERGQFDYALV, from the coding sequence ATGAGTGCGACGTGGACGCTATCCCCCGAGCCGCTGCCGCCGTCGACGGGGCCCCCGGCGGGCGCGGGCCTGGACGCGGAGCAGCGCACCGTGTTCGCCTTCGTGCTGTGCCTGCTCGTGGTGCTCGTGCTGCTGATGGTGCGCTGCGTGCGTATCCTGCTCGACCCCTACAGCCGCATGCCCGCCTCGTCCTGGACCGACCACAAGGAGGCGCTCGAGCGCGGGCAGTTCGACTACGCGCTGGTCTGA
- the TIMM44 gene encoding mitochondrial import inner membrane translocase subunit TIM44 isoform X1 encodes MAAAALRGGWCRCPRRCLSSAVHVLSSHNLVPLPHGTYQMPQPSGKLTLCKSYSSGNRKGFLSGLLDNIKQELAKNKEMKESIKKFRDEARKLEESDALQEARRKYRTIESETMRTSEVIRKKLGEISGTVKESLDEVSKSDLGRKIKEGVEEAAKTAKQSAESVSKGGEKLGRTAAFKALSQGVESVKKEIDESVLGQTGPYRRPERLRKRKEFAGEKFKEEKVFEANEEALGVVLHKDSKWYQQWKDFRDNNVVFNRFFEMKMKYDESDNAFIRASRVLTDKVTDLLGGLFSKTEMSEVLTEILRVDPAFDKDRFLQQCENDIIPNVLEAMISGELDILKDWCYEADPQTQTQTDIDRFPPRGRAARPDEARLLPGVGALGPGPRAALGCVAADLQPASSPDPAGQGAGPPVPLPHPGHRQHRPGHGQDDGAGPCADHHLPGPDGDGDQEPQRRGGGGRPGQGTANAVRVGALPRPGRAQPLCGLAALGHLRLQHRAGPLSAAATAGASGAGSSLQTRRGLASTCSN; translated from the exons atggcggcggcggcgctgcGGGGAGGCTGGTGCCGCTGCCCGCGG AGATGCCTCAGCAGCGCGGTTCATGTCCTGTCCAGCCACAACCTAGTGCCACTGCCCCATGGCACCTATCAGATGCCCCAGCCGAGTGGCAAGCTGACCCTG TGCAAATCCTATTCTTCTGGAAACAGGAAAGGCTTTCTCTCCGGCTTGCTAGATAATATCAAACAAGAATtagccaaaaacaaagaaatgaaagaaagtataaaaaagttCCGAGACGAGGCCAGGAAGCTGGAAGAGTCAGATGCGCTCCAGGAAGCCAGAAGGAAATAC AGAACCATTGAATCGGAAACCATGAGGACGAGCGAGGTGATCAGGAAGAAGCTGGGGGAGATCTCGGGCACCGTGAAGGAG AGTCTTGACGAAGTCAGTAAAAGTGACCTTGGCCGGAAAATCAAGGAGGGTGTGGAAGAAGCAGCCAAGACCGCCAAGCAGTCGGCTGAGTCGGTGTCCAAAGGTGGGGAGAAGCTTGGCAGGACCGCCGCCTTCAAAGCCCTCTCCCAG GGAGTGGAGTCTGTCAAGAAGGAGATCGACGAGAGTGTCCTGGGGCAGACCGGGCCCTACCGGCGGCCCGAGCGACTCAGGAAGAGGAAAGAGTTCGCTGGAGAGAAATTCAAGGAGGAGAAAGTGTTTGAGGCCAACGA GGAGGCCCTGGGGGTCGTGCTGCACAAGGACTCCAAGTGGTATCAGCAGTGGAAGGACTTCAGGGACAACAACGTGGTGTTTAACC ggtTCTTCGAGATGAAGATGAAGTACGACGAAAGCGACAACGCCTTCATCCGGGCGTCCCGCGTGCTGACAGACAAGGTCACAGACTTGCTGG GGGGCCTGTTCTCGAAGACGGAGATGTCGGAGGTGCTCACGGAGATCCTGCGGGTGGACCCCGCCTTCGACAAAGACCGCTTCCTGCAGCAGTGTGAGAACGACATCATCCCCAACGTGCTGGAG GCCATGATTTCTGGAGAGCTCGACATTCTCAAAGACTGGTGCTATGAAGCT GATCCTCAAACACAGACCCAAACAGACATTGATAGATTCCCGCCCCGGGGAAGAGCTGCACGTCCTGATGAGGCCCGGCTGCTCCCTGGAGTCGGGGCTCTGGGTCCCGGGCCACGGGCAGCGCTGGGCTGCGTGGCGGCAG ACCTACAGCCAGCTAGCTCACCCGATCCAGCAGGCCAAGGCGCTGGGCCTCCAGTTCCACTCCCGCATCCTGGACATCGACAACATCGAC ctGGCCATGGGCAAGATGATGGAGCAGGGCCCTGTGCTGATCATCACCTTCCAGGCCCAGATGGTGATGGTGATCAAGAACCCCAAAGGCGAGGTGGTGGAGGGCGACCCG GACAAGGTACTGCGAATGCTGTACGTGTGGGCGCTCTGCCGAGACCAGGACGAGCTCAACCCCTATGTGGCCTGGCGGCTCTTGGACATCTCCGCCTCCAGCACAGAGCAGGTCCTCTGAGCGCGGCGGCCACTGCTGGGGCCTCCGGGGCTGGATCATCACTGCAGACACGCAGGGGACTGGCGTCCACCTGCAGCAACTAG
- the TIMM44 gene encoding mitochondrial import inner membrane translocase subunit TIM44 isoform X2 gives MAAAALRGGWCRCPRCKSYSSGNRKGFLSGLLDNIKQELAKNKEMKESIKKFRDEARKLEESDALQEARRKYRTIESETMRTSEVIRKKLGEISGTVKESLDEVSKSDLGRKIKEGVEEAAKTAKQSAESVSKGGEKLGRTAAFKALSQGVESVKKEIDESVLGQTGPYRRPERLRKRKEFAGEKFKEEKVFEANEEALGVVLHKDSKWYQQWKDFRDNNVVFNRFFEMKMKYDESDNAFIRASRVLTDKVTDLLGGLFSKTEMSEVLTEILRVDPAFDKDRFLQQCENDIIPNVLEAMISGELDILKDWCYEADPQTQTQTDIDRFPPRGRAARPDEARLLPGVGALGPGPRAALGCVAADLQPASSPDPAGQGAGPPVPLPHPGHRQHRPGHGQDDGAGPCADHHLPGPDGDGDQEPQRRGGGGRPGQGTANAVRVGALPRPGRAQPLCGLAALGHLRLQHRAGPLSAAATAGASGAGSSLQTRRGLASTCSN, from the exons atggcggcggcggcgctgcGGGGAGGCTGGTGCCGCTGCCCGCGG TGCAAATCCTATTCTTCTGGAAACAGGAAAGGCTTTCTCTCCGGCTTGCTAGATAATATCAAACAAGAATtagccaaaaacaaagaaatgaaagaaagtataaaaaagttCCGAGACGAGGCCAGGAAGCTGGAAGAGTCAGATGCGCTCCAGGAAGCCAGAAGGAAATAC AGAACCATTGAATCGGAAACCATGAGGACGAGCGAGGTGATCAGGAAGAAGCTGGGGGAGATCTCGGGCACCGTGAAGGAG AGTCTTGACGAAGTCAGTAAAAGTGACCTTGGCCGGAAAATCAAGGAGGGTGTGGAAGAAGCAGCCAAGACCGCCAAGCAGTCGGCTGAGTCGGTGTCCAAAGGTGGGGAGAAGCTTGGCAGGACCGCCGCCTTCAAAGCCCTCTCCCAG GGAGTGGAGTCTGTCAAGAAGGAGATCGACGAGAGTGTCCTGGGGCAGACCGGGCCCTACCGGCGGCCCGAGCGACTCAGGAAGAGGAAAGAGTTCGCTGGAGAGAAATTCAAGGAGGAGAAAGTGTTTGAGGCCAACGA GGAGGCCCTGGGGGTCGTGCTGCACAAGGACTCCAAGTGGTATCAGCAGTGGAAGGACTTCAGGGACAACAACGTGGTGTTTAACC ggtTCTTCGAGATGAAGATGAAGTACGACGAAAGCGACAACGCCTTCATCCGGGCGTCCCGCGTGCTGACAGACAAGGTCACAGACTTGCTGG GGGGCCTGTTCTCGAAGACGGAGATGTCGGAGGTGCTCACGGAGATCCTGCGGGTGGACCCCGCCTTCGACAAAGACCGCTTCCTGCAGCAGTGTGAGAACGACATCATCCCCAACGTGCTGGAG GCCATGATTTCTGGAGAGCTCGACATTCTCAAAGACTGGTGCTATGAAGCT GATCCTCAAACACAGACCCAAACAGACATTGATAGATTCCCGCCCCGGGGAAGAGCTGCACGTCCTGATGAGGCCCGGCTGCTCCCTGGAGTCGGGGCTCTGGGTCCCGGGCCACGGGCAGCGCTGGGCTGCGTGGCGGCAG ACCTACAGCCAGCTAGCTCACCCGATCCAGCAGGCCAAGGCGCTGGGCCTCCAGTTCCACTCCCGCATCCTGGACATCGACAACATCGAC ctGGCCATGGGCAAGATGATGGAGCAGGGCCCTGTGCTGATCATCACCTTCCAGGCCCAGATGGTGATGGTGATCAAGAACCCCAAAGGCGAGGTGGTGGAGGGCGACCCG GACAAGGTACTGCGAATGCTGTACGTGTGGGCGCTCTGCCGAGACCAGGACGAGCTCAACCCCTATGTGGCCTGGCGGCTCTTGGACATCTCCGCCTCCAGCACAGAGCAGGTCCTCTGAGCGCGGCGGCCACTGCTGGGGCCTCCGGGGCTGGATCATCACTGCAGACACGCAGGGGACTGGCGTCCACCTGCAGCAACTAG
- the TIMM44 gene encoding mitochondrial import inner membrane translocase subunit TIM44 isoform X3 produces MAAAALRGGWCRCPRRCLSSAVHVLSSHNLVPLPHGTYQMPQPSGKLTLCKSYSSGNRKGFLSGLLDNIKQELAKNKEMKESIKKFRDEARKLEESDALQEARRKYRTIESETMRTSEVIRKKLGEISGTVKESLDEVSKSDLGRKIKEGVEEAAKTAKQSAESVSKGGEKLGRTAAFKALSQGVESVKKEIDESVLGQTGPYRRPERLRKRKEFAGEKFKEEKVFEANEEALGVVLHKDSKWYQQWKDFRDNNVVFNRFFEMKMKYDESDNAFIRASRVLTDKVTDLLGGLFSKTEMSEVLTEILRVDPAFDKDRFLQQCENDIIPNVLEAMISGELDILKDWCYEATYSQLAHPIQQAKALGLQFHSRILDIDNIDLAMGKMMEQGPVLIITFQAQMVMVIKNPKGEVVEGDPDKVLRMLYVWALCRDQDELNPYVAWRLLDISASSTEQVL; encoded by the exons atggcggcggcggcgctgcGGGGAGGCTGGTGCCGCTGCCCGCGG AGATGCCTCAGCAGCGCGGTTCATGTCCTGTCCAGCCACAACCTAGTGCCACTGCCCCATGGCACCTATCAGATGCCCCAGCCGAGTGGCAAGCTGACCCTG TGCAAATCCTATTCTTCTGGAAACAGGAAAGGCTTTCTCTCCGGCTTGCTAGATAATATCAAACAAGAATtagccaaaaacaaagaaatgaaagaaagtataaaaaagttCCGAGACGAGGCCAGGAAGCTGGAAGAGTCAGATGCGCTCCAGGAAGCCAGAAGGAAATAC AGAACCATTGAATCGGAAACCATGAGGACGAGCGAGGTGATCAGGAAGAAGCTGGGGGAGATCTCGGGCACCGTGAAGGAG AGTCTTGACGAAGTCAGTAAAAGTGACCTTGGCCGGAAAATCAAGGAGGGTGTGGAAGAAGCAGCCAAGACCGCCAAGCAGTCGGCTGAGTCGGTGTCCAAAGGTGGGGAGAAGCTTGGCAGGACCGCCGCCTTCAAAGCCCTCTCCCAG GGAGTGGAGTCTGTCAAGAAGGAGATCGACGAGAGTGTCCTGGGGCAGACCGGGCCCTACCGGCGGCCCGAGCGACTCAGGAAGAGGAAAGAGTTCGCTGGAGAGAAATTCAAGGAGGAGAAAGTGTTTGAGGCCAACGA GGAGGCCCTGGGGGTCGTGCTGCACAAGGACTCCAAGTGGTATCAGCAGTGGAAGGACTTCAGGGACAACAACGTGGTGTTTAACC ggtTCTTCGAGATGAAGATGAAGTACGACGAAAGCGACAACGCCTTCATCCGGGCGTCCCGCGTGCTGACAGACAAGGTCACAGACTTGCTGG GGGGCCTGTTCTCGAAGACGGAGATGTCGGAGGTGCTCACGGAGATCCTGCGGGTGGACCCCGCCTTCGACAAAGACCGCTTCCTGCAGCAGTGTGAGAACGACATCATCCCCAACGTGCTGGAG GCCATGATTTCTGGAGAGCTCGACATTCTCAAAGACTGGTGCTATGAAGCT ACCTACAGCCAGCTAGCTCACCCGATCCAGCAGGCCAAGGCGCTGGGCCTCCAGTTCCACTCCCGCATCCTGGACATCGACAACATCGAC ctGGCCATGGGCAAGATGATGGAGCAGGGCCCTGTGCTGATCATCACCTTCCAGGCCCAGATGGTGATGGTGATCAAGAACCCCAAAGGCGAGGTGGTGGAGGGCGACCCG GACAAGGTACTGCGAATGCTGTACGTGTGGGCGCTCTGCCGAGACCAGGACGAGCTCAACCCCTATGTGGCCTGGCGGCTCTTGGACATCTCCGCCTCCAGCACAGAGCAGGTCCTCTGA